One Rhizoctonia solani chromosome 2, complete sequence DNA segment encodes these proteins:
- a CDS encoding ATP-dependent DNA helicase PIF1 — protein MSGYSAQDGHRLLPHHPDSPSHNPMCTLVVACEINKKTHPITCREENVPTAQCSASTLSSTVDGGILLRSFMPRQPKSLVNDRFEDKGHVSIEYGAKWQKLQHLVMYGILQMHSTTFDALENTARTVGSRKEAYVGIQMIAVGDIFQLPPGSADVAAPDYAFIHTPWSATFSGQLDGDFSGDSCKPSWLAELVGMLNQTRTEKLPAKGKSCAGLLGCPIPTTYVEMC, from the exons ATGTCTGGATACTCGGCACAGGACGGGCACCGGCTTTT GCCTCATCACCCAGACTCgcccagtcataatcccaTGTGCACTCTCGTCGTAGCCTGTGAGATCAACAAGAAGACGCACCCGATAACGTGCCGAGAGGAGAACGTGCCCACTGCTCAATGTTCTG CGAGTACACTCTCATCGACCGTTGATGGCGGGATACTTCTGCGCTCGTTT ATGCCCAGACAGCCGAAAAGCCTGGTGAATGACCGCTTCGAAGACAAAGGTCACGTCTCGATCGAGTACGGAGCAAAATGGCAGAAACTGCAACATCTGGTCATGTACGGCA TATTACAGATGCATTCGACAACGTTTGATGCGCTCGAAAACACTGCGCGAACGGTGGGAAGCAGAAAAGAGGCGTATGTAGGGATCCAG ATGATCGCTGTCGGGGACATTTTCCAGCTGCCTCCTGGATCTGCGGATGTTGCGGCTCCAGACTACGCCTTCATCCATACTCCATGGAGTGCCACTTTTTCCGGCCAACTGGATGGAGATTTCtcaggggactcttgcaaaCCAAGTTGG CTCGCAGAACTTGTCGGCATGCTGAATCAGACCCGAACAGAAAAGCTGCCTGCAAAGGGCAAGAGCTGTGCAGGATTGTTGGGTTGTCCTATACCGACGACGTACGTGGAGATGTGTTGA